In Necator americanus strain Aroian chromosome IV, whole genome shotgun sequence, the following proteins share a genomic window:
- a CDS encoding hypothetical protein (NECATOR_CHRIV.G16151.T1): MSGHADVVESFRSCKKPAMHCFDLPCTSSTSDSSESEGICADYLSKNSTSMTSSTFEDEITTRRLNDSLYRNAAQMDRSVDFSDTSPAYRGFSAPRSRMGLSSVHEITPKSTKIPILMSRSLSTSSEQDPFLRRNTFCSPIAVGSGDQLCGESSNSKEEVKLLLQRCRTRQPIRVAGYESRCLLPPTLPMSSSLPPLQRSTSRPRLLQRPQMLRRGEQPLLGVRPLDSRSQSRDRSNHVSASSDISPKAKTSEKSWRRQRNKLGGFSLDIRRIVSLYRSTFSRCRTCRHTNSLRRLVTKWNPRFLPCGIAKPNVVRRSLCVCGRDIRLSITTTSENVSFIEPNVAQHIMRLFDWAALFALISLLLSAILRLLAL, from the exons ATGTCAGGACATGCAGATGTCGTTGAATCATTCCGTTCATGCAAAAAG ccaGCTATGCACTGTTTTGATCTGCCTTGTACTTCTTCTACCTCCGACTCCTCCGAATCAGAGGGAATTTGCGCAGATTACCTAAGCAAA AACAGCACTTCGATGACGTCATCCACATTTGAGGACGAAATTACGACCCGACGCCTAAACGACTCCCTCTACAGAAATGCGGCTCAGATGGATCGTTCGGTAGACTTCTCGGATACGAGCCCTGCCTACAG AGGATTTTCTGCGCCACGTAGTCGTATGGGACTCTCAAGTGTACACGAAATTACGCCGAAATCTACGAAGATCCCCATATTAATGTCGAGAAGCTTATCTACTTCGAGTGAACA AGACCCGTTTTTGCGCCGAAATACGTTCTGTTCGCCAATAGCAGTTGGTTCTGGAGATCAGCTTTGTGGTGAGAGCAGTAACTCGAAGGAAGAGGTAAAACTACTGTTGCAAAGATGCAGAACACGACAGCCCATCCGTGTAGCCGGATACGAATCTAG ATGCCTCCTACCACCAACATTACCAATGTCGTCCTCATTACCTCCCCTTCAACGATCTACAAGCCGTCCAAGACTTCTTCAGCGTCCTCAGATGCTTCGAAGAGGAGAGCAGCCATTGCTTGGAGTCAGACCATTGGATAGCAGAAGCCAGAGTCGGGATAGGAGCAATCACGTTTCCGCATCCTCTGATATTTCACCAAAAGCGAAGACGTCAGAGAAGAGTTGGAGACGTCAGAGGAACAAATTAG GTGGATTTTCTCTGGACATCAGACGAATTGTGAGTCTTTATCGATCCACCTTTTCAAGATGTCGTACATGTCGCCATACGAACTCTCTACGTCGTCTGGTTACAAAGTGGAATCCTAG ATTCCTACCCTGCGGCATCGCGAAGCCGAACGTCGTGAGAAGAAGTTTGTGCGTTTGCGGTCGCGACATTCGCCTTTCAATTACCACAACCTCGGAAAATGTTTCATTCATCGAACCGAATGTAGCTCAGCATATAATGCGTTTGTTTGACTGGGCTGCACTATTCGCTTTGATTTCGCTTCTTCTTAGCGCTATTCTCAGGCTACTTGCTCTTTGA